Proteins encoded in a region of the Pelmatolapia mariae isolate MD_Pm_ZW linkage group LG6, Pm_UMD_F_2, whole genome shotgun sequence genome:
- the LOC134629148 gene encoding neuromedin-K receptor-like: MENTTRGLTNQFVQPPWRVALWSVAYSTVLAVAVFGNLIVIWIILAHKRMRTVTNYFLLNLAFSDVSMAAFNTLINFIYAAHGEWYFGQVYCRFHNFFPVTAVFASIYSMTAIAIDRYMAIIHPMKPRLPAKATLGVIVCIWSLAVVLAFPLCYFSTIRTLPQRTVCYVAWPRMAEDSFMYHIIVTVLVYILPLVVMGITYTIVGVTLWGGEIPGDSSDNYQGQLQAKRKVVKMMIIVVVTFALCWLPYHVYFIATGLNKRLSKWKYIQQVYLSVLWLAMSSTMYNPIIYCCLNSRFRAGFKQVFRWCPFVRVSSYDELELQSTRLRPCHQSSVCTSILSKDKSTCGNRSKPNSELNNKDS; encoded by the exons ATGGAAAACACAACCAGAGGTCTGACCAACCAGTTCGTGCAGCCTCCGTGGCGCGTCGCGCTGTGGTCGGTGGCTTACAGCACAGTACTGGCCGTGGCGGTCTTCGGGAACCTGATAGTGATTTGGATTATTCTGGCGCACAAGCGGATGAGGACTGTCACCAACTATTTCCTGCTGAACTTGGCTTTCTCTGACGTTTCCATGGCCGCTTTCAACACGCTCATCAACTTCATCTACGCGGCTCACGGAGAGTGGTACTTCGGGCAGGTGTACTGCAGGTTCCACAACTTCTTTCCCGTCACCGCCGTGTTTGCCAGCATCTACTCCATGACCGCGATCGCCATCGACAG GTACATGGCAATCATCCACCCTATGAAGCCTCGTCTGCCTGCTAAAGCCACTCTGGGGGTCATTGTCTGTATCTGGAGCTTGGCTGTGGTTCTGGCCTTCCCGCTCTGCTACTTTTCCACCATCCGAACTCTGCCCCAAAGGACCGTCTGCTACGTGGCCTGGCCCCGCATGGCCGAAGACTCCTTCAT GTATCATATCATAGTTACAGTTCTGGTCTACATACTGCCCTTAGTGGTGATGGGCATCACCTATACCATTGTGGGGGTGACACTATGGGGAGGTGAGATCCCTGGAGATTCATCTGATAACTACCAAGGACAGCTACAAGCCAAAAGGAAG GTGGTGAAGATGATGATTATTGTAGTGGTTACCTTCGCCCTCTGCTGGCTGCCGTATCATGTCTACTTCATCGCGACTGGTCTCAACAAGCGTCTGAGCAAGTGGAAGTATATCCAGCAGGTTTACCTGTCAGTGCTGTGGCTTGCAATGAGCTCCACCATGTACAATCCCATAATCTACTGCTGCCTCAATAGCAG GTTTCGGGCTGGTTTCAAGCAGGTTTTCCGCTGGTGTCCTTTTGTCCGAGTGTCGAGCTACGATGAGCTGGAGCTCCAAAGCACAAGACTTCGACCGTGTCACCAGAGCAGCGTGTGCACCAGCATCCTGAGCAAAGACAAGAGCACTTGTGGAAACAGGTCGAAACCCAACTCTGAGCTGAATAATAAAGACAGTTAG